The proteins below come from a single Acidovorax sp. NCPPB 4044 genomic window:
- a CDS encoding chemotaxis protein CheW codes for MATVMERTNESAGAAVAGAREYLTFRLDQEEYGIDILKVQEIRGYEPPTRIANAPEFIKGVTNLRGTIVPIVDMRLKFDCSKAEYNSFTVVIILNLRNRVVGIVVDSVSDVMELASDQIRLAPDIESTIDSNCIVGLGSVGERMLILLDIERLMSNPDMGLVSTHD; via the coding sequence ATGGCCACTGTGATGGAAAGAACGAACGAATCGGCTGGCGCGGCGGTTGCAGGAGCCCGCGAGTACTTGACCTTCCGCCTGGACCAAGAGGAATACGGCATTGATATCCTCAAAGTGCAGGAGATCCGCGGATATGAGCCACCGACCCGCATCGCCAATGCGCCGGAGTTCATCAAGGGGGTCACGAACCTTCGCGGCACCATCGTGCCGATCGTGGACATGCGGCTCAAGTTCGATTGCTCCAAGGCCGAATACAACAGCTTCACGGTTGTCATCATCCTGAATCTGCGCAATCGCGTCGTCGGCATCGTGGTGGATTCGGTCAGCGATGTCATGGAACTCGCTTCCGACCAGATCCGCCTCGCACCCGATATTGAAAGCACCATCGACAGCAATTGCATCGTGGGGCTTGGTTCCGTCGGTGAACGGATGCTGATTCTTCTCGACATCGAGAGGCTCATGTCCAACCCGGACATGGGGCTCGTGTCGACGCACGATTGA
- a CDS encoding FliO/MopB family protein, producing MAQTLVIVVLFIAAVALLPWLIRRLQQRQAAALGSSAGAAAKVLSAVAVGPQQRVVTVEVGPDHHRVWLVLGVTAQQVQCLHVLNPAAPARPGAPVVLPPASFAGEMAAANQRHDGPASHG from the coding sequence ATGGCGCAGACGCTGGTCATCGTCGTCCTGTTCATCGCTGCCGTGGCCTTGCTGCCGTGGCTCATTCGCCGGTTGCAGCAGCGCCAGGCGGCAGCCCTGGGCTCGAGTGCGGGAGCCGCGGCCAAGGTGTTGTCCGCCGTCGCGGTAGGACCTCAGCAGCGGGTGGTGACCGTGGAAGTCGGCCCAGACCACCATCGTGTGTGGCTGGTGCTGGGGGTCACGGCCCAACAGGTGCAATGCCTTCACGTACTGAATCCTGCCGCCCCTGCGCGGCCGGGTGCGCCCGTGGTGTTGCCTCCGGCCTCTTTCGCCGGCGAAATGGCGGCCGCCAACCAGCGCCACGACGGGCCGGCTTCGCATGGCTGA
- the fliQ gene encoding flagellar biosynthesis protein FliQ: MTSQMVLTMGRDALTLLLMVSMPVLGVVMAVGLIVSIFQAVTQIHEATLAFVPKLIAAMVVFAVVGPWMITSLVDYIRRTIESIPSVVT, encoded by the coding sequence ATGACCTCGCAAATGGTCCTGACGATGGGGCGCGACGCACTGACGCTGCTGCTCATGGTGTCCATGCCCGTGCTTGGCGTCGTCATGGCGGTGGGGCTGATCGTCAGTATCTTCCAGGCGGTGACGCAGATCCATGAAGCCACTCTGGCTTTCGTGCCCAAGTTGATCGCCGCCATGGTCGTGTTTGCCGTAGTGGGCCCCTGGATGATTACCTCGCTGGTGGATTACATCCGGCGAACCATCGAGTCCATTCCGTCGGTCGTGACGTGA
- the fliR gene encoding flagellar biosynthetic protein FliR, whose amino-acid sequence MITFSEAQIMAWLSPVLWPFLRVLALFMVAPVFSMRSIPVRVKVGLAFLVAVCAQAALPDQPVISVNGRDAFGAVAQQVAVGLAIGFAVRLVFAAVELAGEVIGLQMGLNFASFFDPSTSGQVSAVGRFFGHMALLLFVVINGHLMVLMAVVKSFDTFPVDGNFMQALGQMRMHDLGASLFSSALWIALPMIALLLFVNLALGVISRVAPQMNIYAVGFPVTLTVGLLGIAATLPMLEQPVLALMQQSIDLFASQR is encoded by the coding sequence GTGATCACTTTTTCCGAAGCGCAGATCATGGCCTGGCTGTCGCCGGTGCTGTGGCCGTTCTTGCGCGTCCTGGCCCTGTTCATGGTGGCCCCGGTTTTTTCGATGCGCAGCATCCCGGTCCGAGTGAAGGTCGGCCTCGCCTTTCTCGTGGCTGTGTGTGCTCAGGCTGCCTTGCCCGATCAGCCTGTCATCAGCGTGAATGGGCGCGACGCATTCGGCGCGGTGGCCCAGCAGGTGGCCGTGGGCCTGGCCATCGGTTTTGCGGTGCGTCTCGTGTTTGCGGCAGTGGAGTTGGCCGGTGAAGTCATCGGCCTGCAGATGGGCCTCAACTTCGCTTCGTTTTTCGATCCTTCCACCAGCGGGCAGGTGAGTGCGGTGGGACGGTTCTTCGGGCACATGGCGCTGCTTCTGTTCGTCGTCATCAATGGCCACCTCATGGTGCTCATGGCGGTGGTAAAGAGCTTCGATACCTTTCCCGTGGATGGCAATTTCATGCAGGCGCTCGGGCAGATGCGCATGCACGATCTGGGGGCCTCCCTGTTCTCCAGCGCCCTCTGGATTGCGCTGCCCATGATTGCGCTGCTGCTGTTCGTCAATCTCGCGCTCGGGGTGATCTCGCGCGTGGCACCGCAGATGAACATCTATGCGGTGGGCTTTCCTGTGACGTTGACGGTCGGGCTGCTGGGCATCGCGGCCACTTTGCCGATGCTGGAGCAGCCGGTGCTGGCCCTCATGCAGCAATCCATCGATCTCTTTGCCTCGCAGCGATAG
- a CDS encoding flagellar basal body-associated FliL family protein, whose product MSANPPAAAAAKPKSKKLVLIIAIVVVLALVGGGAAWFLLSKRSHAADDEEGAAPAPKATAPKVAPTFLPIENMVVNLADSGGERFAQIGLTLELADAKTADMVKQYLPSIRNAILLLVSQRTAQELLGREGKEKLAADIRREVSRPLGYTVAKPRKRPASEEDEEGEEAHRPKADTNPVRQVLFSSFIIQ is encoded by the coding sequence GTGTCCGCCAATCCTCCTGCCGCAGCTGCCGCCAAGCCCAAAAGCAAGAAGCTGGTTCTGATTATCGCCATCGTGGTGGTGTTGGCGCTGGTCGGTGGCGGCGCGGCCTGGTTCCTCCTGTCCAAGCGCAGCCATGCTGCCGACGATGAGGAGGGCGCTGCACCTGCGCCCAAGGCCACGGCGCCGAAGGTGGCTCCCACCTTCCTGCCCATCGAGAACATGGTGGTGAACCTTGCCGATTCCGGTGGAGAGCGGTTCGCCCAGATCGGCCTCACGCTGGAACTGGCGGATGCCAAGACCGCCGACATGGTCAAGCAATACCTGCCCAGCATCCGCAATGCGATCCTGTTGCTGGTATCGCAGCGCACGGCCCAGGAGTTGCTGGGACGCGAGGGCAAGGAAAAGCTGGCCGCCGACATCCGCCGCGAGGTGTCCCGCCCGCTGGGCTACACCGTGGCCAAGCCGCGCAAGCGGCCTGCCAGCGAAGAGGACGAGGAAGGCGAAGAGGCACATCGCCCGAAGGCCGACACCAACCCCGTGCGGCAGGTGCTTTTCTCCAGTTTCATCATCCAGTGA
- a CDS encoding CheR family methyltransferase — protein MRQTSSSSAPSRGAPDPGVAQASSGPLAQGREFVWTNADFSRVQSLIYQRAGISLHDGKHAMVYSRLSRRLRETGHSSFHEYLSWLENHDGPEWQEFVNALTTNLTAFFREQHHFEILSTLLRTRPSGPWSVWCNAASTGEEPYSIVMTAMEALGANASFKLTASDIDSRVLATASEGVYRLDSVKGLSPERLHKFFLRGKGANAGLARAKPELRRAIEFMSVNLIRDDWPFREPFDVVFCRNVMIYFDAPTQRRVLERIHRVLKPGGMLFVGHAENFSESRDLFNLRGKTVYERR, from the coding sequence ATGCGCCAGACCTCTTCCTCTTCTGCCCCTTCGCGTGGTGCGCCGGACCCCGGCGTTGCCCAGGCATCTTCGGGACCTCTGGCCCAGGGGCGCGAATTCGTCTGGACCAACGCGGATTTTTCTCGTGTGCAATCCTTGATTTACCAACGGGCAGGCATCAGTCTGCACGATGGTAAGCATGCGATGGTCTACAGCCGGTTGTCTCGGCGCTTGCGGGAAACAGGCCATTCCAGCTTCCATGAGTATTTGAGCTGGCTGGAGAACCACGATGGACCTGAGTGGCAGGAGTTCGTGAATGCCCTCACTACCAATCTGACGGCTTTTTTTCGCGAGCAGCACCACTTCGAAATCCTTTCGACCTTATTGCGCACCCGGCCTTCGGGGCCATGGAGTGTGTGGTGCAACGCTGCGTCCACCGGTGAAGAGCCTTATTCCATCGTGATGACGGCCATGGAAGCGTTGGGGGCCAATGCTTCCTTCAAGCTCACGGCGAGCGACATTGATTCGCGTGTACTGGCAACGGCGTCGGAAGGTGTGTATCGGCTGGACAGCGTCAAGGGGCTGAGCCCGGAACGGCTGCACAAGTTTTTCTTGCGCGGAAAGGGAGCGAATGCCGGTCTGGCGCGCGCCAAGCCAGAACTCCGTCGCGCAATCGAATTCATGAGCGTCAACCTGATCCGCGACGACTGGCCTTTCCGGGAGCCCTTCGATGTGGTCTTCTGCCGCAACGTCATGATCTATTTCGACGCCCCTACGCAGCGCCGCGTCCTGGAAAGAATCCATCGCGTACTCAAGCCGGGTGGGATGCTGTTCGTTGGACACGCGGAAAACTTCAGTGAGTCCCGTGATCTTTTCAACTTGCGCGGCAAGACCGTCTACGAGCGCCGATAG
- a CDS encoding hybrid sensor histidine kinase/response regulator — MASGVTVKPLRILHLEDSPADHALACITLRRANGMYEIHHADTMESFIAWLGAERFDLILADYRLPGFTALDAWQFVEGRGDAPPFVLLSGAIGEAAAVDAIRLGMSDYLLKDDMGRLPRVIDRAIEVHEARKAREHATRELAASERRLAELTEHLQSSIEKERAAIAREIHDDIGGALTAVRFDMGWIARHTGEDAVRQHAESATEMLQHAIGASQRIMMNLRPPILDQGLVAAVQWLAESFERRTGISTRVHANRDTMDVPSDIQLVAYRTAQEALTNISKYAEARQVAIDLSDSERVLTLEVTDDGRGMEPAMRHKPKSFGLKGLEERARTVGGWLDISSHPGRGTSVIVSVPLDGQDGLHTADRGEVQ, encoded by the coding sequence ATGGCTTCAGGAGTAACGGTTAAACCCCTGCGTATCCTGCATCTCGAAGATTCCCCTGCAGACCATGCTTTGGCCTGTATTACGTTGCGCCGCGCCAACGGGATGTATGAAATCCACCACGCAGACACGATGGAGTCATTCATCGCCTGGCTGGGCGCCGAACGATTCGATCTGATCCTCGCCGACTACCGCCTCCCCGGCTTCACCGCCCTGGACGCATGGCAGTTCGTGGAGGGGCGCGGCGATGCTCCCCCGTTCGTCCTGCTGTCCGGCGCGATCGGCGAGGCCGCAGCAGTGGATGCAATACGGCTGGGCATGTCCGACTACCTGCTGAAGGATGACATGGGCCGGCTGCCCCGGGTCATTGATCGTGCCATCGAAGTGCACGAGGCCCGCAAAGCGCGCGAACATGCGACCCGAGAGTTGGCAGCATCCGAACGGCGCCTGGCGGAATTGACCGAGCATCTGCAGTCTTCCATCGAGAAGGAAAGAGCGGCGATTGCCCGGGAGATCCACGATGACATCGGCGGAGCCTTGACTGCGGTGCGGTTCGACATGGGATGGATCGCACGGCATACCGGCGAAGACGCTGTACGCCAGCATGCGGAGAGCGCCACGGAAATGCTGCAGCACGCGATTGGCGCCAGCCAGCGGATCATGATGAACCTGCGCCCGCCCATCCTCGACCAGGGCCTGGTCGCAGCCGTGCAATGGTTGGCGGAGAGCTTCGAACGGCGCACCGGAATCTCCACCCGGGTGCATGCCAACCGCGACACGATGGACGTGCCCAGTGATATCCAATTGGTGGCCTATCGCACGGCCCAGGAAGCGCTCACCAATATTTCCAAGTATGCCGAGGCAAGGCAGGTAGCGATCGATCTGTCCGACAGCGAGAGGGTTTTGACACTGGAGGTGACGGATGATGGCCGGGGCATGGAGCCTGCCATGCGGCACAAGCCCAAGTCATTCGGTCTGAAGGGCCTGGAAGAGCGCGCAAGGACGGTAGGAGGCTGGCTCGACATCAGCAGCCACCCGGGCCGCGGCACCTCGGTCATCGTGTCCGTTCCGCTGGACGGACAGGACGGCCTTCACACAGCAGACCGGGGAGAAGTCCAATGA
- the fliN gene encoding flagellar motor switch protein FliN — protein MSTEGDNDGKNAADDPFAGWAEALEEQKRSDDAPPPDQGGPLAGDPVRPFSSSNEAPVNDINMVLDIPVQLSVELGRTKVPIKYILQLAQGSVVELDALAGEPMDVLVNGYLIAQGEVVVVNDKFGIRLTDVVTPSERLRRVSRG, from the coding sequence ATGTCAACTGAAGGCGACAACGACGGCAAGAATGCAGCGGACGATCCGTTCGCCGGGTGGGCCGAGGCCCTGGAAGAACAGAAGCGCTCCGACGATGCGCCCCCGCCCGACCAGGGCGGGCCGCTGGCGGGCGATCCTGTCCGGCCGTTCTCGTCGAGCAACGAGGCACCGGTCAACGACATCAACATGGTGCTCGACATCCCGGTCCAGCTGTCCGTGGAGCTCGGGCGCACCAAGGTGCCCATCAAGTACATCCTGCAGTTGGCGCAGGGCTCGGTGGTGGAACTGGATGCGCTGGCGGGGGAACCCATGGACGTGCTCGTCAATGGTTATCTCATCGCGCAAGGGGAAGTGGTGGTGGTGAACGACAAGTTCGGTATCCGCCTGACGGACGTGGTCACGCCTTCGGAGCGGCTGCGCCGCGTGAGCCGTGGATAA
- a CDS encoding chemotaxis protein CheW: MAETYQEGAGADFDLSQFYQIFFEEAGENLDQMEHMLLDLDLSAANDEELNGIFRCAHSIKGGAATFGFSDVAELTHQMESLLDRLRRHELQPIPQMVDVLLESADASRSLLARHQAGGQGEAVSTGDLVRRISELAAGVVPVDKAPVPAPVVAAPAVVAPVAAPVAASAPQPSVPGAPRSLEIRIGPIERIEQADAIKDLFRDIVGLGTIRDLPSDQQGVRVFGVETTSTNDDLLDLFAFHVSKEQVRIDVAGAAVPVESVGVASAPSAPGGSMDAPYGFFPGAPGTPAEREVATAAVGSSDAVSSKPSAGGARTAEPKAVSQAQMESTTIRVAVNKVDQLINLVGELVITQAMLAQNSRGLDGAVYQQLLAGLADLDRNTRDLQESVMSIRMIPMSIVFSRFPRMLRDLANKLGKKVDLVTLGEATELDKSLVEKITDPLTHLVRNSCDHGIEMPADRLAAGKSEHGTITLSASHQGGSIVIEVRDDGRGLSREKILTKARERGLEVSDQMSDQDVWGLIFAPGFSTADEVTDVSGRGVGMDVVKKNIAALNGSVEIDSAEGYGMRVSVRLPLTLAIMDGMSVGVDEEVYILPLSSVVESFQVNPDDVNTVAQGSQLVKVRDEYMPVIALEKTFQVPRVDQSKSSTIMVVVEADGSRVALLVDELLGQHQVVVKNLETNYRKVPNVSGATILGDGTVALILDTGALVRRVRH, translated from the coding sequence ATGGCCGAAACTTATCAAGAAGGCGCGGGCGCGGACTTCGATCTCAGCCAGTTCTACCAAATCTTCTTCGAAGAAGCGGGCGAAAACCTGGACCAGATGGAGCACATGCTGCTGGATCTGGATCTGAGCGCGGCCAACGATGAAGAGCTGAACGGTATTTTCCGTTGCGCTCACTCCATCAAAGGCGGAGCGGCAACCTTCGGATTTTCTGACGTAGCCGAGCTGACGCACCAGATGGAGTCGTTGCTCGACCGCTTGCGCAGGCACGAACTCCAACCCATCCCGCAGATGGTTGACGTTCTGCTGGAATCCGCCGACGCCTCCCGCAGCCTGCTGGCACGGCATCAGGCCGGAGGCCAGGGTGAAGCCGTATCCACCGGCGATCTGGTGCGGCGCATCAGTGAGCTTGCAGCAGGCGTTGTACCTGTCGACAAGGCGCCAGTGCCTGCTCCTGTCGTTGCTGCTCCCGCCGTGGTCGCACCGGTGGCGGCGCCCGTGGCAGCATCCGCTCCTCAGCCCTCCGTTCCGGGAGCCCCGCGTTCTCTGGAAATCCGGATCGGTCCTATCGAGCGGATCGAACAGGCGGATGCCATCAAGGATCTTTTCAGGGACATCGTCGGCCTCGGAACAATTCGCGATCTACCGTCGGACCAACAGGGCGTGCGCGTGTTCGGGGTTGAAACCACCTCCACCAACGACGATTTGCTGGATCTGTTCGCTTTCCATGTCTCCAAGGAGCAGGTGCGTATCGACGTCGCTGGCGCGGCAGTTCCCGTGGAGTCTGTGGGCGTTGCGTCCGCACCCTCTGCACCGGGTGGTTCGATGGATGCGCCCTATGGCTTCTTTCCGGGTGCGCCCGGAACGCCAGCAGAGCGTGAGGTTGCAACCGCCGCTGTCGGCAGCTCGGATGCCGTGTCTTCCAAGCCTTCTGCAGGCGGAGCCCGTACTGCAGAGCCCAAGGCTGTCAGTCAAGCGCAGATGGAATCCACCACGATCCGCGTTGCGGTGAACAAGGTGGACCAGTTGATCAATCTGGTTGGTGAGCTGGTCATCACGCAGGCAATGCTGGCTCAGAACAGCAGGGGGCTCGATGGAGCGGTCTACCAGCAGTTGCTGGCAGGCCTGGCAGACCTGGATCGCAATACCCGCGACCTCCAGGAGTCGGTCATGTCCATCCGCATGATTCCGATGTCCATCGTGTTCAGCCGGTTCCCTCGCATGCTGCGTGACTTGGCCAACAAGCTGGGCAAGAAGGTCGATCTCGTGACCTTGGGCGAGGCGACGGAGCTCGACAAGAGCCTTGTCGAGAAAATCACCGACCCGTTGACCCATCTGGTGCGCAACAGTTGCGATCACGGTATTGAAATGCCTGCGGACCGTTTGGCCGCAGGCAAGTCGGAGCATGGAACGATTACCCTGTCTGCATCGCACCAGGGCGGTTCCATCGTGATCGAGGTCCGCGACGATGGCCGAGGCCTTTCGCGAGAGAAGATCCTGACCAAGGCGCGGGAACGTGGTCTGGAGGTCTCTGACCAGATGAGCGATCAGGATGTCTGGGGTCTCATCTTTGCTCCGGGTTTCTCCACCGCCGACGAGGTTACCGATGTGTCGGGCCGCGGCGTCGGCATGGACGTCGTCAAGAAGAACATTGCTGCACTCAACGGCTCTGTCGAAATCGATTCCGCTGAAGGCTACGGCATGCGAGTGTCGGTGCGTCTGCCACTGACGTTGGCCATCATGGACGGCATGTCCGTGGGGGTGGACGAAGAGGTCTATATCCTGCCCCTGTCCTCCGTGGTGGAGTCGTTCCAGGTCAATCCAGACGATGTGAATACCGTGGCCCAGGGCTCGCAGTTGGTGAAGGTCCGCGACGAATACATGCCTGTCATCGCGTTGGAGAAGACCTTCCAGGTCCCGCGAGTCGACCAGAGCAAGTCAAGCACCATCATGGTGGTCGTGGAAGCGGATGGCAGCCGCGTCGCCTTGCTGGTTGACGAGTTGCTCGGTCAGCATCAGGTGGTGGTGAAGAACCTGGAGACCAACTACCGCAAGGTGCCCAATGTTTCGGGTGCCACCATATTGGGCGATGGCACGGTAGCCTTGATTCTCGATACCGGGGCGCTGGTGCGCCGCGTGCGCCATTGA
- a CDS encoding response regulator: MQSILAVDDSPSMRKMVSFTLTGAGYHVVEAVDGQDALEKAETHDIHLVLADQNMPRLDGIGLTRKLREHPRFKTIPILILTTESSDQMKQAGRNAGATGWLVKPFDPNRLIEVIQKVIR, translated from the coding sequence ATGCAATCTATCCTCGCCGTTGATGATTCGCCCTCCATGCGCAAGATGGTGTCCTTCACTTTGACGGGCGCTGGCTACCACGTGGTGGAGGCTGTGGACGGCCAGGATGCGTTGGAAAAGGCGGAGACCCACGATATCCACCTGGTCCTCGCGGACCAGAACATGCCGCGCCTCGATGGAATCGGCCTGACGCGCAAGCTGCGTGAACATCCGAGGTTCAAAACCATTCCCATCCTGATCCTGACGACGGAATCGAGCGATCAGATGAAGCAGGCGGGCCGCAATGCCGGTGCCACGGGTTGGCTGGTCAAGCCGTTCGACCCTAACCGCTTGATCGAGGTCATTCAGAAGGTCATCCGCTGA
- the fliM gene encoding flagellar motor switch protein FliM yields the protein MSESFLSQEEVDALLEGVTGESQKSVEEAAETGAVRNYDISSQERIVRGRMPTMEIVNERFARNFRIGLFNFIRRSPEISVGTVSVQRYSAFLRELAVPTNFNIVAIRPLRGSGLIVCEPSLVFGIIDTLYGGVGKFQTRIEGRDFSPTEQRVINRLVDVICAEYKKAWHGIYPLELEYQRSEMQPQFANIATPSEIVVSTAFQLEIGDLSGAIHICMPYATLEPIRDVLYSSTQGDSIEVDRRWVRVLTREIQAAEVTLVAELARADATVEQLLAMKPGDFIELDREPSIRASIGGVPIFECQYGTHNSKYAIRIEECLRNPDLNWLGEKNVN from the coding sequence ATGAGCGAATCATTCCTTTCCCAGGAAGAAGTCGATGCCCTGCTGGAAGGCGTCACGGGCGAGAGCCAGAAATCCGTCGAAGAGGCGGCGGAAACCGGTGCGGTCCGCAACTACGACATTTCCAGCCAAGAGCGCATCGTTCGTGGCCGCATGCCGACGATGGAAATCGTCAACGAGCGGTTCGCACGCAACTTCCGCATCGGCTTGTTCAACTTCATCCGGCGCAGCCCCGAGATCTCCGTGGGCACGGTGTCCGTGCAACGCTATAGCGCGTTCCTGCGCGAGCTGGCAGTCCCCACCAATTTCAATATCGTGGCCATCCGGCCGCTGCGCGGCAGCGGGCTGATCGTCTGCGAACCCTCGCTCGTATTCGGCATCATCGACACGCTCTACGGCGGAGTGGGCAAGTTCCAGACCCGCATCGAGGGCCGGGATTTCTCCCCGACCGAGCAGCGCGTCATCAACCGCCTGGTGGACGTGATCTGTGCCGAATACAAGAAGGCCTGGCACGGCATCTATCCGCTGGAGCTGGAGTACCAGCGTTCGGAAATGCAGCCGCAGTTCGCGAACATCGCTACGCCGAGCGAGATCGTGGTGTCCACGGCTTTCCAGCTCGAAATCGGCGATCTGTCCGGCGCCATCCACATCTGCATGCCCTATGCGACGCTGGAGCCGATCCGCGACGTGCTCTATTCCTCGACCCAGGGCGACTCGATTGAAGTGGACCGCCGCTGGGTGCGCGTGTTGACCCGTGAGATCCAGGCCGCCGAGGTGACCCTCGTGGCGGAGTTGGCGCGCGCCGATGCCACGGTGGAGCAGCTCCTGGCCATGAAGCCCGGCGACTTCATCGAACTCGACCGGGAGCCGAGCATCCGGGCTTCCATTGGCGGGGTCCCCATCTTCGAGTGCCAGTACGGCACGCACAATTCCAAGTACGCCATCCGCATCGAGGAGTGCCTGCGCAATCCCGATCTGAACTGGCTGGGAGAAAAGAATGTCAACTGA
- a CDS encoding response regulator — MIHVVLCDDHAVLRRGIRDTLTEAPDILVTGEAGGYSELRETLRTVPCDVLLLDLNMPGRSGLEVLTSLRETDSAIKVLVVSMYPEDQYALRCLRAGAQGYANKAGDPVELIEAVRTVMKGRKYLTPEVAQMLADSLAQPAPELPHEALSERELQTLVKIASGRRLSDIAEELMLSPKTVSVYRSRVLEKLKLTNNAELTVYAIRNQLV, encoded by the coding sequence ATGATCCACGTCGTACTTTGCGATGACCACGCCGTTCTGCGCCGTGGCATTCGCGACACCCTCACCGAAGCTCCGGACATCCTGGTCACAGGGGAGGCCGGGGGGTATTCCGAGCTACGGGAAACACTGCGCACGGTGCCGTGCGATGTGCTGCTCCTCGACTTGAACATGCCAGGGCGCAGCGGGCTCGAAGTGCTGACGAGCCTGCGGGAAACGGACTCCGCCATCAAAGTGCTGGTGGTTTCGATGTATCCGGAAGACCAGTACGCCTTGAGATGCCTGCGGGCAGGCGCGCAGGGCTATGCCAACAAAGCCGGGGATCCGGTGGAACTCATCGAGGCCGTCCGTACCGTCATGAAAGGACGGAAATACCTGACGCCGGAAGTGGCCCAGATGCTCGCGGACAGCCTTGCACAGCCCGCCCCGGAGCTGCCCCACGAGGCGTTATCCGAGCGGGAGTTGCAGACGCTCGTGAAGATTGCGTCCGGACGGCGTCTTTCCGACATCGCCGAGGAACTCATGCTGAGCCCGAAGACCGTGAGCGTCTACCGCTCGCGGGTGCTGGAAAAACTCAAGCTCACCAACAATGCAGAACTGACCGTCTACGCCATCCGCAACCAACTGGTATGA
- the fliP gene encoding flagellar type III secretion system pore protein FliP (The bacterial flagellar biogenesis protein FliP forms a type III secretion system (T3SS)-type pore required for flagellar assembly.): MAEGATSTGRVWRASTFGARTGAIALGGAAWLLLPGGAWAQAATNANLPVLVGSGAGGASYSVPIQTLLFFTALSFLPAVLLMMTGFTRIVIVLSLLRQAIGTQSAPPNQVIVGLSLFLTFFVMGPTFDRVYQDAYVPYTSNAITFEQAVERAEAPMRSFMLKQTRQSDFALFARLARLPSGATAETAPLRVLVPAFVTSELKSAFQIGFMIFIPFLVIDMVVSSILMSLGMMMLSPVLVALPFKLMLFVLADGWNLLIGSLAASFVT, translated from the coding sequence ATGGCTGAAGGAGCGACCTCCACGGGGCGGGTGTGGCGCGCATCCACCTTCGGCGCGCGAACCGGCGCCATCGCGCTGGGAGGTGCCGCGTGGCTGCTGCTGCCCGGTGGGGCCTGGGCGCAGGCGGCAACCAATGCCAATCTTCCGGTTCTCGTGGGTTCTGGCGCAGGCGGCGCGAGCTACTCGGTGCCCATCCAGACCCTGTTGTTCTTCACGGCCCTGTCGTTCCTGCCTGCCGTGCTGCTCATGATGACGGGCTTTACGCGCATCGTCATCGTTCTTTCCCTGCTGCGGCAGGCGATCGGCACGCAGTCGGCGCCACCGAACCAGGTCATCGTCGGCCTGTCGCTGTTCCTGACTTTCTTCGTGATGGGCCCGACGTTCGATCGGGTCTACCAGGACGCCTACGTGCCCTATACCAGCAACGCCATCACCTTCGAGCAGGCGGTGGAGCGCGCGGAAGCTCCGATGCGTTCGTTCATGCTCAAGCAGACCCGCCAGTCGGATTTCGCCTTGTTCGCGCGCCTGGCCCGGCTACCCTCCGGTGCCACGGCGGAAACGGCGCCCCTGCGGGTTTTGGTGCCCGCATTCGTCACGAGCGAGCTCAAATCGGCTTTCCAGATCGGGTTCATGATCTTCATCCCGTTCCTGGTGATCGACATGGTGGTGTCGAGCATCCTGATGTCATTGGGCATGATGATGCTGTCGCCGGTGCTCGTGGCCCTGCCGTTCAAGCTCATGCTGTTCGTCTTGGCCGATGGCTGGAATTTGCTGATCGGCTCCCTGGCCGCCAGCTTCGTGACTTGA